The proteins below are encoded in one region of Paenibacillus albus:
- a CDS encoding lipoate--protein ligase, which produces MRFIDNQGNNDPAWNLALEEYVLRNLTGDEDFLLFYINEPSIIIGKNQNTAEEVNTSYVEEHGIHIVRRLSGGGAVYHDLGNLNFSFITKDDGKSFHNFRKFTEPVVEALRGLGVDAELSGRNDLQVGERKISGNAQFASKGRMFSHGTLLFNSEVDSIVSALKPNPAKFESKATKSVRSRVANIIEFLQEPMTMEQFRLFLLESIFGGKEIPTYPLTEADLAAVDQLAEERYRSWDWNYGRSPAFNVRQVKRLTAGTFDVRLDVKDGFIVEASVFGDFFGTGEVSDVTSRLAGVRYTAADVAAALADIDLTVYFGPVDREEWLALLI; this is translated from the coding sequence ATGCGATTTATCGATAATCAGGGCAATAATGATCCCGCTTGGAACCTTGCGCTAGAGGAGTATGTTCTGCGTAATCTGACGGGGGATGAAGATTTTCTGCTCTTCTATATTAACGAACCATCCATCATTATCGGCAAGAACCAGAATACCGCCGAGGAAGTGAACACTTCTTACGTCGAAGAGCATGGCATTCATATCGTGCGCCGGCTGTCCGGCGGCGGCGCGGTTTATCATGATCTGGGCAACTTGAATTTCAGCTTCATCACGAAGGACGACGGCAAGTCGTTCCACAATTTCCGCAAGTTCACGGAGCCCGTCGTAGAAGCTCTTCGCGGTCTTGGCGTAGATGCTGAATTGTCAGGCCGTAACGATCTGCAGGTCGGCGAGCGCAAAATCTCCGGCAACGCGCAGTTCGCATCGAAGGGTCGCATGTTCAGCCACGGCACGCTGCTGTTCAACTCCGAGGTCGATTCCATCGTGTCGGCATTGAAGCCGAATCCGGCCAAGTTCGAATCGAAAGCGACGAAGTCGGTCCGCAGCCGTGTCGCGAACATCATCGAGTTCCTTCAGGAGCCGATGACGATGGAGCAATTCCGCTTATTCCTGCTGGAGTCCATCTTCGGCGGCAAAGAAATTCCGACTTATCCGCTTACCGAGGCCGATCTCGCTGCAGTCGATCAGCTCGCAGAGGAGAGATACCGCAGCTGGGATTGGAACTACGGCCGCTCACCTGCATTCAATGTTCGCCAAGTTAAACGGCTTACGGCGGGTACCTTCGATGTGCGGCTCGATGTAAAGGACGGCTTCATCGTCGAAGCATCCGTCTTCGGCGACTTCTTCGGCACCGGCGAAGTGAGCGATGTCACTTCGCGGCTCGCTGGCGTGCGCTATACTGCGGCGGATGTCGCTGCGGCGCTGGCGGATATAGATTTGACGGTATATTTTGGCCCCGTTGATCGGGAAGAATGGCTTGCACTGCTAATCTAA
- a CDS encoding helix-turn-helix domain-containing protein: MSLPYAKITSIHAGTIVYPPRGTYGPRVQQDIQLVLLHTGELDIMIDGVHSHVKSGQVILLKPQHQEYFAFAKTQESWHRWIALSVEPLNEFELAYLDSLPFSMPIPEALNTITDLILSMKEDGLNHNELLVSLGYAAFHSFAARIAESKQQQELHPSIRRVLTYVQQHFAEEISLQELSGVAGVSPEHLVRLFHSYNQMTPIRFLWHYRVLKATELLTQSGLAVGEIAARCGFKTAFHLSRLVKEQTGSTPTEIRKSAWGTVTVK; the protein is encoded by the coding sequence ATGAGCCTGCCTTATGCCAAAATAACATCCATTCACGCGGGCACCATCGTTTATCCGCCACGCGGCACATACGGTCCGCGCGTGCAACAGGATATACAGCTCGTACTGCTTCATACCGGCGAGCTTGACATAATGATTGACGGTGTTCACTCCCATGTAAAGTCCGGACAAGTCATCCTGCTGAAGCCGCAGCATCAAGAGTATTTTGCCTTCGCGAAGACGCAGGAATCATGGCACCGCTGGATTGCCTTATCTGTGGAGCCGCTTAACGAATTCGAGCTGGCTTATTTGGACAGCCTTCCCTTTAGCATGCCGATTCCGGAGGCGCTCAATACCATTACGGATTTGATCTTGTCCATGAAAGAAGACGGTTTGAACCATAACGAGCTCTTGGTGAGCCTGGGGTATGCGGCGTTTCACTCTTTTGCCGCACGTATCGCAGAGTCAAAGCAGCAGCAAGAGCTGCATCCCAGCATTCGCAGAGTACTTACCTATGTGCAGCAGCATTTTGCCGAGGAAATTTCCTTACAGGAGCTGTCTGGCGTGGCCGGTGTGTCGCCGGAGCATCTTGTTCGGCTGTTTCACAGCTACAATCAGATGACGCCGATTCGCTTCCTATGGCACTATCGCGTGCTGAAGGCGACCGAGCTGCTGACGCAGTCCGGCCTCGCTGTTGGCGAAATCGCTGCGCGCTGCGGATTCAAAACCGCATTTCATCTGTCACGGCTCGTCAAAGAACAGACCGGCAGCACCCCGACAGAAATTCGCAAATCCGCTTGGGGAACCGTAACGGTCAAATGA
- a CDS encoding C40 family peptidase produces MRKKLLLAAVAFTLLTGASQVASPFVSSAQASATIMSIGTTGTNVTTLQNNLKTLSYFNYSTATGYYGTVTRDAVLAFQSGYGLPADGLAGPVTNDSIIHALLKQKLIADASSYIGVPYAWGGSSTSGFDCSGFVYFMFTKFGVPQVRTTAATLFTQGSTVSRSMLRPGDLVFFRIGTTGAVDHVGFYMGNGSFISAISSKGIYVQQLDNTYWSPRYAGAKRVY; encoded by the coding sequence ATGAGGAAGAAACTATTGCTAGCCGCGGTCGCCTTCACCCTTCTGACTGGAGCATCACAGGTTGCTTCTCCGTTTGTTAGCAGTGCGCAAGCAAGCGCAACCATTATGAGTATTGGAACAACAGGCACTAACGTTACGACACTTCAAAATAACTTGAAAACCTTGAGTTACTTCAACTACTCTACAGCAACCGGCTATTACGGAACGGTTACTCGCGATGCCGTTCTTGCCTTTCAGAGCGGCTACGGCCTTCCGGCTGACGGACTCGCAGGTCCGGTAACTAACGATTCCATCATTCACGCGCTGCTGAAGCAGAAGCTGATTGCGGATGCTTCATCTTACATAGGCGTTCCCTATGCCTGGGGCGGGTCAAGCACGTCCGGCTTCGATTGCTCCGGCTTTGTCTACTTCATGTTTACCAAGTTCGGAGTGCCTCAGGTGAGGACAACTGCCGCAACTTTGTTCACTCAAGGCAGTACCGTGAGCCGATCCATGCTCCGTCCAGGCGATCTCGTCTTCTTCCGTATCGGAACGACCGGGGCTGTCGATCACGTGGGCTTCTATATGGGCAATGGCTCGTTCATCTCGGCGATATCCTCGAAGGGCATCTATGTCCAGCAACTGGACAATACGTATTGGAGTCCGCGCTATGCCGGCGCGAAACGCGTTTATTAA